A genomic window from Gossypium hirsutum isolate 1008001.06 chromosome D10, Gossypium_hirsutum_v2.1, whole genome shotgun sequence includes:
- the LOC107914177 gene encoding uncharacterized protein — protein sequence MGSTESQHVVGQEEDEDEEEQDNNEVRSKMRVPQNNGLVKEVVEQEPEMSPRHASTSPLSPQLSSFGTPRMGPSPKAWDPFNAFGPPPVFSRNFPSDDDRMLIEVYLINHGESELDLRPDIVGGRYDAAAMTSNGKRQARALAVFLHSQGIRFDAIYCSPLDRARSMALYVCQEMNVAEAKIQSSDALMDLNMGHWEGCIRSEIYTPEVLSLRERYQHEFSAPAGESLRQLEFRMIQFLNGKVLGLPEKFRSEFFLHQNESRRSTNHSTRAQNNSVHGQPKKKSGKSRLKTVSDMIEHDADDEMSPRVANSQPGLPNLTVRTSSLPCTNTSSASSCVGIFTHSLPIKCLITALLGCSPIMSHKICIEDSSVTVLQHSWKTGWQIKQLNDTTHLRLL from the exons ATGGGCTCCACCGAATCCCAACATGTAGTCGgacaagaagaagatgaagacgAGGAAGAACAAGACAACAATGAAGTAAGATCCAAGATGAGGGTACCCCAAAACAATGGCTTGGTCAAGGAAGTGGTCGAACAAGAACCCGAAATGTCACCTCGCCATGCATCCACATCCCCCCTTTCTCCCCAGCTTTCTTCATTTGGTACTCCTCGGATGGGTCCCTCACCCAAAGCGTGGGACCCTTTCAATGCGTTTGGTCCACCTCCGGTTTTCTCCCGCAATTTTCCCTCGGATGACGATCGCATGCTGATCGAGGTTTATTTGATCAACCATGGAGAGAGTGAGCTGGATTTGAGGCCTGATATTGTGGGTGGAAGATATGATGCTGCCGCTATGACCTCTAATGGGAAACGCCAAGCCAGGGCATTGGCTGTGTTCCTACATTCTCAAGGGATCAGGTTTGATGCCATCTATTGCTCTCCCTTGGATCGGGCTAGATCGATGGCTCTTTATGTCTGTCAG GAGATGAATGTTGCAGAAGCAAAGATACAATCCTCTGATGCACTTATGGATTTGAATATGGGGCACTGGGAAGGGTGCATCAGATCAGAAATATATACACCTGAAGTTTTGAGTCTAAGGGAAAGATACCAACATGAATTTTCTGCACCTGCTGGAGAATCTCTCAGACAACTGGAATTTCGAATGATTCAGTTCTTGAATGGGAAAGTCCTTGGTCTTCCTGAAAAGTTCAGATCTGAATTCTTCTTACACCAAAATGAGAGTCGACGATCTACAAACCACAGCACCCGTGCTCAAAACAACTCAGTTCATGGACAACCAAAGAAGAAATCTGGTAAGAGCAGGCTAAAAACTGTGTCGGATATGATCGAACACGATGCTGACGATGAAATGTCTCCTCGGGTAGCCAATAGTCAGCCTGGCCTTCCTAACTTAACTGTCAGGACTTCCTCTCTTCCCTGCACCAACACCTCCTCAGCCTCCTCTTGTGTTGGCATTTTTACACATTCCCTGCCGATTAAATGCCTCATCACGGCCCTCCTTGGGTGCAGCCCCATAATGTCACATAAGATCTGCATAGAAGACTCTTCCGTGACTGTTCTGCAGCATTCTTGGAAAACTGGGTGGCAGATAAAACAGTTGAATGATACTACACATCTTAGGCTTCTGTAA
- the LOC107914178 gene encoding RING finger protein 10 isoform X1 has translation MSILPSQVQGSTASSSQSLPLNPNPNHGNLQSSPPISFGSLHVSDPLPLSASPPGPLASDAHGSVGSSKEDQLSEVDTPNVKTTSLHRNRGKNSHSRRKISEDVVSTRNHQGTMAHGSAMHSAGRRTQMMNGNHLLNFHYDPIARSRPQPRGPPPRRQRKIKPYNKDLFLQANFKFVVLDTGNYMPESMDPDKMLLWEDIICVRYSTPFPVQCPICLEHPQCPQITSCGHIFCFPCILQYLLMGEEDQKRECFKRCPLCFVMVSQKDLYTIYIEDVRQHCLGDTIEFMLLTRQKDSFVPSRKSKIEMSSVQSGEKDIYDPFSKFTFTSDVDLSVRQAMSDLDGWLARADSGLVDDLEKLPYVCAAMEQLEQRKKYWNEHRATDSYKACINTVSKVESDRQTSSASKGNGDTHSFGGRALPSGADEHNECLHSLRADISNGGNGLDQSVVLVESLDAEDTFLSSSCEESKNLQECLGGSKDAKDNDSYSFYQAVDGQHIILHPLNVKCLLHHYGSYDSLPHRVSGRILELETITQSEAVRRRYRYLSHFSLTTTFQLCEIDLSGVLPPDALHPFMDEIKKREKQRKQLARKEQKEKIKAEVAAAVQFTPMISNFGHCSYNDSPTFSMDDFEALGSSTVISSSPPVTGERKLFSNVTRLGFAAAHDSPSLKIEEGNGMHNNEGATDSTGAAGSRSSGTQSFANVISRAKAPENLQTPKMNEIGKKGKKGGRVLLSTAGGRRY, from the exons ATGTCCATCTTGCCCTCACAAGTTCAAGGTTCCACAGCGTCGTCTTCCCAATCTCTCCCTCTAAACCCTAATCCCAATCATGGCAACCTCCAATCCTCTCCTCCCATCTCCTTTGGATCTCTCCACGTCTCTGATCCTCTCCCTCTCTCCGCTTCCCCTCCAG GCCCCTTGGCTTCCGATGCACACGGTTCAGTTGGATCCTCCAAAGAG GATCAGTTGAGTGAAGTTGACACGCCAAATGTTAAGACAACTTCACTACACAGAAACAGGGGAAAAAATTCCCATTCTAGAAGGAAAATATCCGAAGATGTGGTTTCTACTCGAAATCATCAAGGCACGATGGCTCATGGAAGTGCTATGCATTCAGCAGGGAGAAGAACTCAAATGATGAATGGTAACCACTTGCTGAATTTTCATTATGACCCTATTGCTCGCTCTCGTCCACAGCCACGGGGACCTCCTCCAAGAAGGCAGCGGAAGATAAAACCTTATAACAAAGATTTGTTCCTTCAGGCAAATTTCAAGTTTGTTGTGTTGGATACTGGAAATTACATGCCTGAATCGATGGATCCGGATAAGATGTTATTATGGGAGGATATTATTTGTGTGAGGTATTCTACCCCATTTCCAGTGCAGTGTCCAATTTGTTTGGAACATCCTCAATGCCCGCAAATAACCTCATGTGGTCATATTTTTTGCTTCCCGTGTATTCTGCAATACTTATTAATGGGTGAGGAGGATCAGAAACGTGAGTGCTTCAAAAGATGCCCCTTATGTTTTGTAATGGTATCCCAGAAGGATCTGTACACCATCTATATTGAGGATGTTAGACAACATTGTCTAGGTGATACTATAGAGTTTATGCTTCTAACGCGACAAAAAGATTCATTTGTTCCATCTCGGAAAAGTAAAATAGAGATGAGCTCCGTGCAGTCTGGTGAGAAGGACATATATGACCCCTTTTCGAAGTTCACATTTACTTCAGATGTTGATCTTTCTGTCAGACAAGCTATGTCAGATTTAGATGGCTGGTTGGCTAGGGCAGATTCAGGGCTTGTTGATGATTTAGAAAAGCTTCCATATGTTTGTGCCGCAATGGAACAATTAGAACAGAGGAAGAAGTATTGGAATGAGCACCGAGCCACTGATAGCTATAAAGCTTGTATAAACACTGTTTCTAAGGTGGAGTCTGATAGACAAACTTCAAGTGCTTCGAAAGGTAATGGTGATACACATAGTTTCGGAGGGAGGGCACTTCCTTCTGGGGCTGATGAGCACAATGAGTGTCTCCATAGCTTAAGAGCAGACATTTCAAATGGAGGGAATGGTTTGGATCAAAGTGTTGTTTTAGTTGAATCTCTAGATGCTGAAGACACTTTTTTATCTTCATCATGTGAAGAAAGCAAGAATTTGCAAGAGTGCTTAGGTGGCTCTAAAGATGCAAAGGACAATGACTCTTACAGTTTCTACCAG GCAGTGGACGGGCAGCACATCATTCTCCATCCTTTAAATGTGAAGTGTCTCCTACACCATTACGGAAGCTATGATTCACTTCCGCACAG AGTAAGTGGTAGGATTTTAGAGTTGGAAACTATCACTCAATCTGAGGCAGTTAGGAGGCGGTATCGTTACTTGAGTCATTTTTCCTTAACAACAACTTTTCAG CTTTGTGAAATTGATTTGAGTGGTGTTCTTCCTCCTGATGCTCTGCATCCATTTATGGATGAGATAAAGAAGCGTGAAAAACAGAGGAAGCAGCTGGCTAGAAAG GAGCAAAAGGAGAAAATCAAGGCTGAAGTTGCTGCTGCAGTACAGTTTACACCTATGATATCTAATTTCGGGCACTGCTCTTACAATGATTCCCCCACATTCTCTATGGATGACTTCGAAG CCCTTGGAAGTTCTACTGTGATATCATCAAGTCCCCCAGTTACTGGGGAGAGGAAACTGTTTTCAAATGTCACGAGGCTTGGTTTTGCTGCTGCACATGATTCTCCTTCGTTGAAAATTGAGGAAGGAAATGGTATGCATAACAATGAGGGGGCAACCGATTCCACTGGTGCAGCTG GCTCTAGAAGTTCAGGCACACAATCATTTGCCAATGTGATATCTAGAGCAAAGGCTCCTGAAAATTTACAGACGCCTAAGATGAATGAGAtaggaaagaaaggaaagaaaggagggcGGGTCCTTTTGTCCACAGCTGGTGGTCGACGCTATTGA
- the LOC107914178 gene encoding RING finger protein 10 isoform X2: protein MSILPSQVQGSTASSSQSLPLNPNPNHGNLQSSPPISFGSLHVSDPLPLSASPPGPLASDAHGSVGSSKELSEVDTPNVKTTSLHRNRGKNSHSRRKISEDVVSTRNHQGTMAHGSAMHSAGRRTQMMNGNHLLNFHYDPIARSRPQPRGPPPRRQRKIKPYNKDLFLQANFKFVVLDTGNYMPESMDPDKMLLWEDIICVRYSTPFPVQCPICLEHPQCPQITSCGHIFCFPCILQYLLMGEEDQKRECFKRCPLCFVMVSQKDLYTIYIEDVRQHCLGDTIEFMLLTRQKDSFVPSRKSKIEMSSVQSGEKDIYDPFSKFTFTSDVDLSVRQAMSDLDGWLARADSGLVDDLEKLPYVCAAMEQLEQRKKYWNEHRATDSYKACINTVSKVESDRQTSSASKGNGDTHSFGGRALPSGADEHNECLHSLRADISNGGNGLDQSVVLVESLDAEDTFLSSSCEESKNLQECLGGSKDAKDNDSYSFYQAVDGQHIILHPLNVKCLLHHYGSYDSLPHRVSGRILELETITQSEAVRRRYRYLSHFSLTTTFQLCEIDLSGVLPPDALHPFMDEIKKREKQRKQLARKEQKEKIKAEVAAAVQFTPMISNFGHCSYNDSPTFSMDDFEALGSSTVISSSPPVTGERKLFSNVTRLGFAAAHDSPSLKIEEGNGMHNNEGATDSTGAAGSRSSGTQSFANVISRAKAPENLQTPKMNEIGKKGKKGGRVLLSTAGGRRY, encoded by the exons ATGTCCATCTTGCCCTCACAAGTTCAAGGTTCCACAGCGTCGTCTTCCCAATCTCTCCCTCTAAACCCTAATCCCAATCATGGCAACCTCCAATCCTCTCCTCCCATCTCCTTTGGATCTCTCCACGTCTCTGATCCTCTCCCTCTCTCCGCTTCCCCTCCAG GCCCCTTGGCTTCCGATGCACACGGTTCAGTTGGATCCTCCAAAGAG TTGAGTGAAGTTGACACGCCAAATGTTAAGACAACTTCACTACACAGAAACAGGGGAAAAAATTCCCATTCTAGAAGGAAAATATCCGAAGATGTGGTTTCTACTCGAAATCATCAAGGCACGATGGCTCATGGAAGTGCTATGCATTCAGCAGGGAGAAGAACTCAAATGATGAATGGTAACCACTTGCTGAATTTTCATTATGACCCTATTGCTCGCTCTCGTCCACAGCCACGGGGACCTCCTCCAAGAAGGCAGCGGAAGATAAAACCTTATAACAAAGATTTGTTCCTTCAGGCAAATTTCAAGTTTGTTGTGTTGGATACTGGAAATTACATGCCTGAATCGATGGATCCGGATAAGATGTTATTATGGGAGGATATTATTTGTGTGAGGTATTCTACCCCATTTCCAGTGCAGTGTCCAATTTGTTTGGAACATCCTCAATGCCCGCAAATAACCTCATGTGGTCATATTTTTTGCTTCCCGTGTATTCTGCAATACTTATTAATGGGTGAGGAGGATCAGAAACGTGAGTGCTTCAAAAGATGCCCCTTATGTTTTGTAATGGTATCCCAGAAGGATCTGTACACCATCTATATTGAGGATGTTAGACAACATTGTCTAGGTGATACTATAGAGTTTATGCTTCTAACGCGACAAAAAGATTCATTTGTTCCATCTCGGAAAAGTAAAATAGAGATGAGCTCCGTGCAGTCTGGTGAGAAGGACATATATGACCCCTTTTCGAAGTTCACATTTACTTCAGATGTTGATCTTTCTGTCAGACAAGCTATGTCAGATTTAGATGGCTGGTTGGCTAGGGCAGATTCAGGGCTTGTTGATGATTTAGAAAAGCTTCCATATGTTTGTGCCGCAATGGAACAATTAGAACAGAGGAAGAAGTATTGGAATGAGCACCGAGCCACTGATAGCTATAAAGCTTGTATAAACACTGTTTCTAAGGTGGAGTCTGATAGACAAACTTCAAGTGCTTCGAAAGGTAATGGTGATACACATAGTTTCGGAGGGAGGGCACTTCCTTCTGGGGCTGATGAGCACAATGAGTGTCTCCATAGCTTAAGAGCAGACATTTCAAATGGAGGGAATGGTTTGGATCAAAGTGTTGTTTTAGTTGAATCTCTAGATGCTGAAGACACTTTTTTATCTTCATCATGTGAAGAAAGCAAGAATTTGCAAGAGTGCTTAGGTGGCTCTAAAGATGCAAAGGACAATGACTCTTACAGTTTCTACCAG GCAGTGGACGGGCAGCACATCATTCTCCATCCTTTAAATGTGAAGTGTCTCCTACACCATTACGGAAGCTATGATTCACTTCCGCACAG AGTAAGTGGTAGGATTTTAGAGTTGGAAACTATCACTCAATCTGAGGCAGTTAGGAGGCGGTATCGTTACTTGAGTCATTTTTCCTTAACAACAACTTTTCAG CTTTGTGAAATTGATTTGAGTGGTGTTCTTCCTCCTGATGCTCTGCATCCATTTATGGATGAGATAAAGAAGCGTGAAAAACAGAGGAAGCAGCTGGCTAGAAAG GAGCAAAAGGAGAAAATCAAGGCTGAAGTTGCTGCTGCAGTACAGTTTACACCTATGATATCTAATTTCGGGCACTGCTCTTACAATGATTCCCCCACATTCTCTATGGATGACTTCGAAG CCCTTGGAAGTTCTACTGTGATATCATCAAGTCCCCCAGTTACTGGGGAGAGGAAACTGTTTTCAAATGTCACGAGGCTTGGTTTTGCTGCTGCACATGATTCTCCTTCGTTGAAAATTGAGGAAGGAAATGGTATGCATAACAATGAGGGGGCAACCGATTCCACTGGTGCAGCTG GCTCTAGAAGTTCAGGCACACAATCATTTGCCAATGTGATATCTAGAGCAAAGGCTCCTGAAAATTTACAGACGCCTAAGATGAATGAGAtaggaaagaaaggaaagaaaggagggcGGGTCCTTTTGTCCACAGCTGGTGGTCGACGCTATTGA